From Carnobacterium alterfunditum DSM 5972:
ATTTGATGAACCAAAAAGAGACACAACGAGGAAAATCATACACATTGACATGGACGCTTTTTTTGCCTCTGTAGAAGAACGAGAGAATCCTGATCTAAAAGGAAAACCTGTGATCATTGCGCGACATCCAAAAGAAACAGGTGGAAAAGGAGTTGTCGCGACAGCAAATTATGAGGCTCGTAAATTTGGTGTTCATTCTGCAATGAGTGCTCAAAAAGCCTTTGAATTATGTCCGCATGGGAATTTTATTTCTGGTCATTATGAATTGTATCGAGAGGTATCAGCAGAAGTCCGTGCAATATTCGAGAGATATACGGATATAATTGAACCTCTCTCTCTAGATGAGGCTTACCTAGATGTTACGGAGAATAAAAAAAAAATAGCAAGTGCAACGCGTATCGCTAAACTCATTCAAAGAGATATCTGGCAAGAAATACACTTAACTAGTTCAGCTGGAGTATCATATAATAAATTCATCGCTAAGCTCGCTTCTGATTACCATAAACCTGCTGGAATAACGGTTATCCCTCCTGATAAGGCCTTAGCTTTTTTACGAGAGCTGCCCATTGAAAAATTTTATGGAGTAGGAAAAAAGACGGTTGAGAAAATGCATGAAGCAGCTATTTATACAGGGGAAGATTTGTATCAAAAAAATGAAATGGAACTGATCCAAGGGTTCAAAAGAATGGGGTATTCTCTGTACCGTAAAGTTAGAGGAATAGATAATTCCCCGGTCCAAGTAAGTCGTGAGAGAAAATCGGTTGGCAGAGAGCTGACTTATGGGAAAAATCTAACAACAGTACAAGAAATTTTAAGCGAATTAAGATTTATTGCAAATAAAGTTCAACTATCGCTCCAAAAAAATCAAAAGCACGGTAAAACGGTTGTATTAAAAGTGCGGTATTCTAATTTTGAAACGGTGACGAAGCGTCTAACATTACCTAATTATGTTAAAGATGGTGAAGAAATCTTTTTTCATGCTCAGAATCTTTGGGATGAAATTGGAATAATGGACAGAGGTATACGATTATTAGGCATTACAGTAACGAATTTGGATCCATTGTCCTACGAAAATATCGTCTTACCATTATGGGATAAAGAGATTAGTTATTGAATGTTGTTATATAACAACACCAATTGCAATCTCTTTTTCTCAACTGTATAATAAAATTATCTGCTGTTAACTTTTAGTTAATGATGAAAGGGGAACAAAAATATGAAGATTTCTTGGCACGGACAGTCTTGTGTACAAATACAGACAAATTCAGGAGTTACTATTTTGATTGATCCTTTTATTACTGGAAATCCTAAAAGTGATTTAGATCCTAATACTGTTAAAGCAGATGTGATATTTTTGACACACGCACATAATGATCACATAGGGGACACAGAACCTATTGCAAAAAGAACAGGAGCATTAATTGTAGCAAATGTAGAAATAGCGACTTTTTTTAAACGAAGGGGTTTTAAAACGCATGGTATGCAGATGAGTGGAAAACATCAATTTGATTTTGGTGAAGTCAAAATGACACAAGCTATCCATGGTTCTACTTATGAGATAGAAGGAGAAGCCCTTACCTTGGGACTTGCTGCTGGAATCGTCTTTAGTGTAGATGGACAAACGATTTACCACGCAGGGGATACAGCTTTGTTTACTGATATGAAGTTAATTGGAGCTTATAAGATGATAGACGTAGCCTTCTTGCCGATCGGCGATAATTTTACTATGGGACCAGAAGATGCAACTAGTGCTGCAAGCTACGTTCAAGCAAAAAAAGTTGTTCCCATTCATTATGATACATTCCCGTTAATTAAACAGAATGCTGAAGAATTTTGTATCAGTTTACCGGAAAATCAGGGTCTATCATTAAAAGTAGGAGAAGTATTCGATGTATCTTATGTGTAGTATGGAGGTAAGAGAATGGCTACAAAACATGACCAAATCATAGCATATATTGAAACTTTACCGGTTGGAGAAAAAATTTCAGTTCGATCGATCGCAAAAAATTTAGGTGTGAGTGAAGGAACGGCTTATCGAGCTATTAAAGAGGCAGAAACAAACGGGTTAGTTTCAACGATCCAAAGAGTTGGGACCATTCGTATTGAACGTAAAATAAAAGAAACGTTTGAAACGTTGACTTATGGAGAAGTCGTGAAGATCATAGATGGCGATATCTTGGGCGGCAAAGAAGGATTAGATAAAGATTTAAGTAAGTTTATTATTGGGGCCATGACTGAGGAAGCAATGGTTCGTTATATCACACCAGGTTCTTTGATGATCGTAGGGAATCGCGAAAATGCACAAAAACTAGCTCTTGAATACGGTGCTGCAGTCTTGATCACTGGTGGTTTTAAGACAAACGAAGAAATTATTTTATTAGCGGATAAATTAAAAATGCCTGTATTAAGTACAACGTATGATTCTTTTACTGTAGCGACATTGATCAACAGAGCAATCACAGATCAACTGATCAAAAAAGAAATTATGCTTGTGGATGATATTTATACAAAGGCTGATCAAACACTTTATTTAACGGCTAATCAATTAGTTTTAGATTACCGTAAGCTAAATGATCAGAGCCAGCATACACGCTTTCCAGTAGTAAATAAAAAGAATCGTTTGATAGGGATGGTTACGGCTAGAGATATTATTGGTAAGCAAGACCATGTCAGTATTGAACGTGTAATGACAAAAAATCCTACATTTGCAAAAACGCATATGAGTGTGGCAAGTGTTGGACACTTGATGATTTGGGATGGTTTGGAAGTTATTCCTATCGTTGAAGACGACTTAACACTTATGGGGATTGTTTCAAGGCAGGATGTCATGAAATCTATGCAATCCTCTCAACATCAACCACAGATGGGTGATACGTTGTCTGATCAAATCAATGAAAATATAGAGGTTTCAGCACCTTCTTCAAAATCTGATTTTTCTGACATTCCTTATTATAAATTTAAAGTAACCCCACAGATGACCGATGATGTTGGAACACTTTCATTTGGATTATTGAGTGAAGTTATCACTACTGTGACAAAGAATACGTTAGTGGTTTTTCAAAAAAAGAACGCTATACTTGAACAAATGAATCTATACTATTTGAAATTAGTTCAACTTGGAAGTGAAATAGAAATCAGGCCCCGTGTCTTTGAAATAGGCAGAAGGACTGCAAAATTGGATATTGAAGTTTACACAGATACTGTTTTAGTAGCGAAAGCAACAGTAGCCTGCCAGTTGATGCAAAAAACCTAAAGGAGAGAGAGAATGGTTATAAAATTATACAATCAAATACTTGAGGCAATTAAAGAATCGGAAACGATCATTATTCATAGACATAAAAATCCTGACCCAGACGCTCTTGGATCTCAAGGTGGATTATCAGAAATTATAAAAGCTAGTTTTCCAACTAAAAATGTTTTAAAAGCAGGTGGTCCAGTAGGTGATTTAGGCTACCTAGCTGAAATGGATGACATTCCAAACGAGTCCTATCAAGAAGCTTTAGTGATCGTGATGGACACAGCTAATACACCCCGTATCAGTGATGAGCGTTATAGTAAAGGAAAGATATTAGTTAAAATAGACCACCATCCAAATGATGATGCTTATGGGGATATTGTGTTAGTGAATACGAATGCTAGTAGTTCAAGTGAAATAATTGCAGATTTTTGTTTTTATCATAAAGAAGAATTAAAAATGACAACTAAAGCTGCTAAATTATTGTATGCAGGTATAGTAGGAGATACTGGCCGATTTTTATACCCAGCTACTACACCTAAAACTATGCGGATCGTTGCTGATTTAATGGAATTTTCTTTTAAGCCTGATGAAATCAATCGTAAGATGACCGAGATGTCGCGAAAAGTAGCACAGTTATCAGGGTATGTTTTACAAAATATAGATATCCATCCCTCTGGTGTAGGAATAGTTGTTCTTACTAAAGCTATTATGGAACAATTTGGGGTAACAGATTCTGAAACTTCTGCAATTGTTTCTCTACCTAGTGCATTAGGAGAAATTGTTTTGTGGGGCATATTTGTTGAACAGCCTGATGGTCACTATCGTTGCCGATTACGATCTAAAGGGCCTATTATAAATGAGGTAGCTAAAGAACACGATGGCGGCGGGCATCCGCTAGCGAGTGGAGCCAATGCAAAAGATTTACATGAAGTGAATCAAATTATCCAACAATTGATCCAAGTAGCTGAACAACGCTAAAGAGGCTCTACGTCAAATGGTGTGGATGAGCTAAATTTAGTTGGAAATAACGTCTTGTTTAAGCAGCGTGAGAGAATCTTCTCGCGCTGCTTTTTTTTGCTTTAAAACTAATCAAAATACGACATCTAAAGTTCTGAAAATTCCGATAACCATAAGCAACCCGTTTGATGACTTTTATTTTATTGATTGACCCTTCTAAAGCACCGTTAGAATAGGGATACATAAAAGTATGTTTTATCCTAGGCAAGTGTTTACGCAGGGTTTTAAGGGCAGTCTGCATAAAAGGAGATAACTCTTTAGGAGAAGCCTTAAGTACAAGGTTTTTAAACCCTTTATAGTCATTTTTTTTAGAATAATAAAGAAGATTTTGATACAAATCATACGTCGCTTTAAGAGTCTCGTCGAGCGTAAGTAGGTAGTCGATGATTTCTGTATTCGGTAAAGGTTTTTTAAAGAGTCGTTGATAGCGGTAATCCTTAAAATTTAAGTCGTCTGAATCCTTTAACAGGAGTTGCCAGTACCTTTTAAATTTTCTGTAATTCTTTAAATCTTCTGAATTAGAGGTATGGAATTGTTTCATTGTTTGAACTCTGGTTTGATTCAACGAGCGTGATATCAACTGAACGATATGGAAACGGTCAATGATCACTTTAGCATTAGGAAAGAGATCTTTAACTAATGTAAAGTAGGCCGCGTTCATGTCTACGACAATCGTTTTTACGTTCATCCTCGTCTTATAGGGATAGCGAAGAAAGTGACGGCGTAAAGCTAGTAGCAGCCGAGTTGGCAAGATATCGATTGGTTCATGTGTGTCTGCATTCGAATAAATAAAGCTCATTTTTCCTTCGACGTTTTTAACGGATTGAAATTCATCGAAAGAGAGGTGTTGCGGCAAGGATTTGAAGGTATTTTTAACAGACTGATTGAGTTGTTTCAAGACTCTGTCTACAGTGGTAGGAGAAACAAAATGCCGTTTAGACAGGTCTTTTATAGAAATAGTGTCGGCTAATTCAACCGCGATAGACTGTTTGACCCGTTTAGCGATGAAGCAACCTTCTTCAATTTCAGGAGAACGTGCAACAAAGGTAACACCGCATGCTCTACAAAGAAACCGCTGCTTCTTTAATCGAATAGACGTTGCATAATGAGTCGAACTGACCCATTTAACCCTAGAGGTTAAATACCCATTCTTTACAATAGAGTAGGCGTGGTTCTTCATCCCACAACACTAACAGTGAGTGGGTTTGTACGTTAAAGTGGCATAGAAAACTTTTGATCTGAACCCTTTGATTCGTTTCTCCTCGCAAAATTTTTCATCAAAAAAGATATTTTTATCTTTTAAATCAAGTGCAGTTCGGATACAATTATTATGAGACATATGAATTTTCCTTTCTAGTGGGTTGTCGTGACTTTATTCTAACTGGAAAATTCATTTGTTTCTATTTTTTTATAAAAAAATAGGTGCGAATGAATTTCTTCATCCACACCAAAAATTATACAGCCGCTAAAGAAGGCTAAAAGATAGTAGTGAGAAAGATTGTTAGCTATAAAATAGACAAAAGAGCACAGCGTTGATTCAATGCTGTGCTCTTTTGTCTATTTGAAAATAAATCAATCTATTTCATTCGTAGCAACTTGTGGCGTTTTCTTTATAATATCAATGACTTCAAGTGTTCCATTTCCAGCTGTGATAACGATAAAGCCGTGATTATTATAAATTAGTTCTTCACCGATAGAAATATCGTATTTTTGGTTCATCATCCAACCACCGATGGTATCGGCATCTTCTTCTTCAATAGAAAGACCAAAAATGTCATTTACATCATCGATCAACATTCTTGCACTCACGCGGTAATGATGGTCACCAATTTTTTTGATTTCTGGTTCACCAACAATTTCGTAATCATCGCTAATATCTCCGACGATTTCTTCTACAATATCTTCCATTGAAATAATGCCGCTAGTTCCACCATATTCATCTACAAGAACGGCTATTTGATTGCGTTCTTTTTGCATTTTTACTAAAAGTTCCTTGATAGGGATTGTTTCAATAACTGAAATAATAGGTCTAATGTATTCTGCAAAGCTAAATGTCTCAGATAGCTTCGCTTCTACGGCGTCTACATAGACGGCAAAAATTTCTTTTGTGTTTATGATGCCTAAGACAATATCCTTATCGCCATCTTTGATTACCGGATAACGTGTAAAGCGTTCTTTACTAACCAATTGAGCTATTTCTCTTAGGGTCATCGACGTTGATACGGTCACCATTTCCGTACGAGGTACCATGATTTCGCGACTCATTCGATCGTCAAATGCAAATACATTTTCTACAAATTGGTATTCATCACGATTGATCTCACCACTTTTTAGGCTTTCACCCATGATGATGCGCAGTTCTTCTTCAGAGACACCTTCTTCAGGTTCACTGATATTTTTCATACCGATTCGGCGTGAAATACCATTTGCAGTACGGTTCAATATATAAACTAGAGGATACATGATGCGATACCACATCTGTAGTGGTTTAGCAATGAATAACCCGATTTGTTCTGTTTTATTGATTGCGATATTTTTAGGTACCAATTCCCCAATGATAACTTGAAGAGTAGTTAAAATGGTAAAAGATAAAATAATTGAAGCAATCGTTGAGACAGAAGAGGGGATAGCAAAAGATGAAAACATAAGATCAAATAAGCGACCAAAGGTAGGATCTCCTAACCAACCAATAGCTAATGAAGTTATCGTTACACCTAATTGGGTAGCTGAGAGATAAGTATCTAATTTTTGAGTCATTTCTTTTAATAAAATCGCTTTTTTATTGCCATTCTCAATCAAGTAATCCAGCCTTGACGGGCGGATACGAACCAGTACAAATTCTGACATCACGAATAGTGACGCAAGAAATAAAATAATAAAGAATACAATAATTCCGGTTATAATTGACAAATTGTTGTCTACGCTGAATAAGGTAACGTAGACTTCACCTCCTTATAATATAGTTTCTAAATGATATGTGCTAATAATTGTTGATTATACAAAGATTATTTCAGTGGTCAAACAGTAATATCCTCAGGATGAGAGGGAATACAAGGCTGAAAAAGACCAAAAGAAATAGCTTTATAGACTAAACTATTCTTTTGATGGATCAATACCCATATTTTATTTTCTGTCCCAAGGTCTCACCTCATCCTTAATGTATAAAACTTGTATTAAACATTAAAATTCCATTTTTTATTTTAATAAAGTCTTTAACTTTACTCTACATCAATATGGTAAAATGATAAAGAAAAAAGTATAAAAACTGAGTAAATTGTCTACTTTCAAACTAATTGATCTCGGGCATGTCCTACTTAAGTAGGATGTGTCTTCATTATTTTTTTGCTACACTAGGTAAAATCATGGTCAATTTAAAAAACTATTATTAAGGAATGAATGCGAATGGATGAATCCTCTTTTTTAACTAAGATAAAAAAAATTCTGCTGATATTTTGGAAATGGGCTAAACCCTATTTAATAAAGTTCCATCAAAAACGGCAAAGATTTTGGAAAAGGTACCATGTCAATAAACTAATCATTTTGGCTATGTTGACTATAGCTTTAGTTGCAAGTGCGTATTTATTGTTTTTAGCAAAAACAGCAAATGTTTCTACACTAAAAGCAGGTTTGGAACAAACAACGACGATTTATGATGTTAACAACGAAGAGGCTGGGACACTTTATTCACAAAAGGGAACGTTCGTTTCAATTGAAGAGATATCCGGATCAATCGAACAAGCTGTTATTTCAACTGAAGATAAACGTTTTTATAAACACTCAGGATTCGATCCAATCGGGATTGCAAGAGCAGCTGTTGGATATGTTATTAATGGTGGGAATATTGTTGGGGGCGGGAGCACAATTACCCAACAGTTAGCTAAGAATGCTTATTTAACGCTAGATCAAACTGTTATTCGAAAATTAAAAGAACTATTTTTGGCTATTGAAATCGAAAAAGTTTATACAAAAGATGAAATTTTAGAAATGTACCTTAATAATTCCTACTTTGGAAATGGAGTATGGGGTGTGGAAGATGCTTCTCAAAAATATTTTGGAAAGTCCGCAGTAGATATTACTCTATCAGAGGCGTCAACAATAGCTGGAATGTTAAAAGCACCTACAAATTATAATCCTATCGATAATTACGACGATGCTATTTCTCGAAGAAATACAGTCCTGGATCTAATGGCAACAAATGAAATTGTGACCCAAGAAGAAGTTGATGCATTAAAAGCTAAAGGGTTGATATTAGTAGATACTTATTCGGACAGAGAAGGGTATCAATACCCTTCTTACTTCGATGCGGTAGTAAATGAAGCAATCTACACATACGGTTTGAGTGAAGAAGAAGTTTTAAATAAAGGATATAAAATTTATACTTCATTAAATCAAGATTATCAACAAGCAATGGATACAACCTATGAAAATGATTATCTATTCCAAGACGCATCAGATGCAACACTTCTAGAAAGTGGTTCTGTTGCCTTAGACCCAGAGACGGGCGGCGTTTTTGCAATTTATGGAGGACGGAAAGAGCATACATTTAGAGGTTTCAATTACGCTACTCAAACTGTTAGACAGCCAGGCTCTATTATGAAACCTTTAGCCGTATACACTGAGGCTTTGGAACAAGGTTATACGATTGATTCAATGCTTGTTGATGAGCCGCTCTCATATGGTGAGGATAATTATACTCCTGAAAATGTTGATGATCAGTATGAAGGCGAAGTTCCCATGTATCAAGCATTGGCAGAAAGCAAAAACACTTCTGCGGTATGGCTTCTAGATGAAATTGGACTAGATAATGGATTTGAAAAAGTTGAAGAATTCGGTATACCTCTCGTTGAGGGCCCTGAAGGGGATGGCTACTTAGGGTTGGCATTAGGAGGTTTGAGTAAAGGTGTATCGCCACTCATGATGGCGAGTGCTTACACAACGTTTGCAAACGAAGGATTCATGAGTGAGGGGCATTTTATTACTAAAATCGTTGATGCTACAGGCGCAGTGATTGTTGATAATACTGAGCCTGAAAAGAAAAAAGTTACTACTCCAGAAGTGGCAGATCAAATGACTAGTATGCTGATGGGAGTATTTTCAAATGGAACAGCACGAAACAATGATCCATCGGGTTACACAATAGCTGGTAAAACTGGGAGTACTGAAGTATCCTTTAATGACAAAGGCGGTACAACGGATCAATGGACAGTTGGTTACACACCTGATATCGTGATTGCAACTTGGATGGGATTTGATCCGACAGACGAGGAACATTATATGACAACAGGCAGCTCTACAGGTGTAGGTCCATTGTTTAAACTACAAATGGAAAACATTCTACCATACACAGAATCAACAGCTTTTAATACAGAAAGTGCTGAAAAAATTGTCGCTGCAGAAGAAGAGAATGAAACAGGTTCTAATGATTGGAAGCAAGAAATAAAAGATACTGTTGATTCAATAGGTGGGAAGGTCAAAGAAGGATCAGACATTTTGAAGGATAAAGTTGGAAGTTTATTGGATGGATTTACAAATAAAGTGCCACAATAGAAAAATTCTAATAATTCAGGCAAGAATAATGGAAAAAAAATGTATAAAATGATATAGTTAACTATGATGAGAACAAAATTCGAATTGGAGAGTGAAGTTTATTATGAGTACAAATATTTATGATACAGCTAATAATTTAGAAAAAGAATTAAGAGATAGTGAAGAATATGTTACATTAGTAGCAGCTTTTGGTGAAGTAAAAAAAGATGAATCAGCCAGCAAAATGTACCATGATTTTCAAGAAGTTCAAATGAAATTACAACAAAAACAAATGGCAGGCGAACAAATTACTGAAGAGGAAATTGCTGAAGCTCAAAACTTAGCTCAAACTTCTGGTGATAATGAAGTTATCAAGGCGCTAATGGAGTCTGAACAACGTTTAAGCACATTGATTGAAGACTTAAACCGTATCATTATGAAACCTGTTCAAGATGTATACCAAGGATAAAGATGAATGATCAAAAAGAACTCACTATTATAAAGAGTGGTGAGTTCTTTTTTTCTGGTGTTAACGGAACGTATGTGCCCTTTTAAATGGAATATATGAGAAAGGAGATGAATGACCAAAATGGTTAAATTTATTCATGCAGCTGATTTACATTTGGACAGCCCTTTTATAGGCTTAAAAACTTTACCCGAATTTATTTGGAATGCTATTTATCTATCTACATTTTCAGCTTTAACTAAAATAGTGGATAAAGCGATTCAAAAAAACGTGGATTTTGTCTGTTTAGTTGGCGATATTTATGATAATGATGAACGAAGTGTTAAAGCTCAAGCTTATCTGCGAAATGAAATGGAACGGTTAAATAAAATGAAAATACCAGTTTATCTATTGCATGGCAATCATGATTACATAGAAAATACTGGATTGCATTTAGACATGCCAGAAAATGTCGTTTTATTTAATGAAATGGTGGAAACAAAATGGTTTACTACTAAGGAAGATGAACAAATTGCCATTACTGGTTTTAGTTATGATAAAAGATGGGTTCTTGAAAGGAAAATCAAAGATTACCCAGAAAAACATCCACGAGCAACTTATCATATAGGATTATTACATGGCTTCTCAGAAGGATCAAATTCAGAACATGGAAATTACGCTCCTTTTACATTATCTGAGTTAAGAAGCAAAAAATATGATTATTGGGCTTTGGGTCATATTCATAAAAGACAGCAATTAGGTGAAAACCCTCCGATTATTTATCCTGGAAATACTCAAGGAAGAAGCAGCAAAGAAAGTGGAGAAAAAGGATTTGAATTAGTAAAGTTGACCGAATCTGGTGTGGCAGCTGAATTTTGTTCTACTGCAGCAATTCAATGGAGAACCATTGAACTCTCTGTCAAAGAAATGAAAAATTTAGATGAAGTCTATAAAGCATTGAGAACAACTATTGAAGAACAAAAAAATGAGGATTACAGTCTTTTTCTTTCAATCCATTTAACGGACAATGAACAGTTACTCGAAGGAGTTATAAAGAAAATTAAGCAGGGTGAATTACTGGAAGCTCTGCAGCAAATCTCGAAAACAGATACTTTTGTTTGGGTTCACAAGATAGAGTTGCAAACAATAGTTGAGAATAATATACCAGCCATCCAAAAGCTCTTTCCAGATGAATGGAATAAAGTTCAGAGTGAAATTGAAAAAGAGGGCTTATTTAACGATTCAACAAATGCACTTTTTGATTTTCCTGGAATAGAAGACGTTGTAGAAACTCGTGAAGAACAGTATCGGAAAAAGATTGTACTGGAAGCTATAGAATTGGTCCGTAATCAACTAGGATTTGAAAGAAGTGATAACCTTGAAGATTGAATCAATTGAGATATATGGCTATGGAAAATGGGTAGATTATAAAATCGACAATATAAATAAGTTGCAATTATTTTATGGGAAAAATGAAACAGGAAAAACAACCATTATGTCATTTGTTCATAGCATTCTTTTTGGCTTCCCTTCTAAAATAAGTTCTGAGTTAAGATACGAGCCTAAAAGCAGCAGCCAGTATGGTGGGAGGCTTTTTTTAACTGGAACACAATATGGGGATGTCCAAATTGAACGCGTGAGAGGAAAGGCTAATGGAAACGTAACAATAACTTTTGCTAACGGGGAAACAGGTGGAGAAGAATATCTTGAAAAAATCTTATCTGGATTGGATAAAGCAACGTATCAAGCTTTATTTTCTTTTAACCTAGCTGGCCTTCAAAAAGTACAACAATTAAATCGTGAAAAATTAAATCGCTATTTTTTAAGTGTAGGAACAATTGGAAACGAGCAGTTATTAAAGGTTGCAGATAAGTTTCAAACAGAAGCAAGCAAGTTATTTAAACCTAATGGACGAGTGACGGTTATCAATAAAAAAATGGCTGAAGTTGAATCAAAAAGAAAACAAATGAAACTAGCTAAAGAAAAAAACAGTCAGTATATGGATTGGCTTCTTGAAAAAGATGATTTAGAAAAAAGGTTAGTTAGCTTAAGAGAACAACGAACGCACTACGAAGATAAATTGATTAAGTTAAACCAATTAGAAGTTAACTGGATACTTTTTAGTGAAATGCAAGATATTCAGCGTCAAATAAATAAAGAACAGACTGTCGAACTGCCTAAAGATGGATTGTATCAGCTGAACCATTATAATCAAGAAATTAATCAATTAAAATTAACCATTAATCAGCAACAAGAAAGACTGAATTATCTTAATAACAAGACTGAAGAAACACGACTATTGAAAGTCTTGATTGAACATAGGGATGAAATTGCTACATTGATGCATGAGTTAGATGATATCCAAGCAACGTTACAAGAGACAGAGTTTATTAAAAAGAACCTTTTAGAGACTCGACATCAATTTTTACGTGAAAAGCAACAATTAGGACTGCAAGAGCAGCAAGATATACCTGATGTTCTAACTGAAGACTGTCGAAATAAATTAAATCGATTACAAGATAAACAAAATCAAGTTATTTTAAGAGAAAAACAGGTAACTGAGCGCATAGCATTTTTGAATTTTCAGCAAGAATCATTAGGAGATCAACTTGATAAATTAGAAAAACGATTATGGAATAATCAAACTTATCAAGAAGTAAATGATCAATTAGAAAAAAGTAATCTTGACCAACGTGCGGATACTGAAGTAGCAAAGAAAACAGTAAGGCCATTAAGCAAAAAAAATCTTGTTAGCTTGATAGTTGGATTGCTTATAAGCGTATTAGGTCAATATCTTTCCAATGAAATTGGTTTGATTCTCGTAGCAGCTGGTTTAGGATCAGTTTTATACAGTATATGGTCAATGGTTAAAAAGAGTGAAACTGTGAATAAAATAGAAGAAATTAGAGAGTCTTTATATTCATTTGAAGAATATATTCAGCAAACGGAGATTCGAAAACAATGGAGAGAAAAGCTTGCAGAAATTGATCAAGTGATTCTTGAATCAAATGAAAAACAGACTCAAAGTGAAAAAACTGAGAGTGAAAAAGCCGATATTGAAAATGAATTTCGACTATTGAAACAGGAATATGGTTACCCATCACATTATTCAATAAAAGAATTAGTACAAGAAGTTGATGTCTTTGAAGGGATAAGAG
This genomic window contains:
- a CDS encoding metal-dependent hydrolase produces the protein MKISWHGQSCVQIQTNSGVTILIDPFITGNPKSDLDPNTVKADVIFLTHAHNDHIGDTEPIAKRTGALIVANVEIATFFKRRGFKTHGMQMSGKHQFDFGEVKMTQAIHGSTYEIEGEALTLGLAAGIVFSVDGQTIYHAGDTALFTDMKLIGAYKMIDVAFLPIGDNFTMGPEDATSAASYVQAKKVVPIHYDTFPLIKQNAEEFCISLPENQGLSLKVGEVFDVSYV
- the dinB gene encoding DNA polymerase IV encodes the protein MDIGVVRFDEPKRDTTRKIIHIDMDAFFASVEERENPDLKGKPVIIARHPKETGGKGVVATANYEARKFGVHSAMSAQKAFELCPHGNFISGHYELYREVSAEVRAIFERYTDIIEPLSLDEAYLDVTENKKKIASATRIAKLIQRDIWQEIHLTSSAGVSYNKFIAKLASDYHKPAGITVIPPDKALAFLRELPIEKFYGVGKKTVEKMHEAAIYTGEDLYQKNEMELIQGFKRMGYSLYRKVRGIDNSPVQVSRERKSVGRELTYGKNLTTVQEILSELRFIANKVQLSLQKNQKHGKTVVLKVRYSNFETVTKRLTLPNYVKDGEEIFFHAQNLWDEIGIMDRGIRLLGITVTNLDPLSYENIVLPLWDKEISY
- a CDS encoding ISL3 family transposase; amino-acid sequence: MKNHAYSIVKNGYLTSRVKWVSSTHYATSIRLKKQRFLCRACGVTFVARSPEIEEGCFIAKRVKQSIAVELADTISIKDLSKRHFVSPTTVDRVLKQLNQSVKNTFKSLPQHLSFDEFQSVKNVEGKMSFIYSNADTHEPIDILPTRLLLALRRHFLRYPYKTRMNVKTIVVDMNAAYFTLVKDLFPNAKVIIDRFHIVQLISRSLNQTRVQTMKQFHTSNSEDLKNYRKFKRYWQLLLKDSDDLNFKDYRYQRLFKKPLPNTEIIDYLLTLDETLKATYDLYQNLLYYSKKNDYKGFKNLVLKASPKELSPFMQTALKTLRKHLPRIKHTFMYPYSNGALEGSINKIKVIKRVAYGYRNFQNFRCRILISFKAKKSSARRFSHAA
- a CDS encoding hemolysin family protein; amino-acid sequence: MSIITGIIVFFIILFLASLFVMSEFVLVRIRPSRLDYLIENGNKKAILLKEMTQKLDTYLSATQLGVTITSLAIGWLGDPTFGRLFDLMFSSFAIPSSVSTIASIILSFTILTTLQVIIGELVPKNIAINKTEQIGLFIAKPLQMWYRIMYPLVYILNRTANGISRRIGMKNISEPEEGVSEEELRIIMGESLKSGEINRDEYQFVENVFAFDDRMSREIMVPRTEMVTVSTSMTLREIAQLVSKERFTRYPVIKDGDKDIVLGIINTKEIFAVYVDAVEAKLSETFSFAEYIRPIISVIETIPIKELLVKMQKERNQIAVLVDEYGGTSGIISMEDIVEEIVGDISDDYEIVGEPEIKKIGDHHYRVSARMLIDDVNDIFGLSIEEEDADTIGGWMMNQKYDISIGEELIYNNHGFIVITAGNGTLEVIDIIKKTPQVATNEID
- a CDS encoding DHH family phosphoesterase; protein product: MKLYNQILEAIKESETIIIHRHKNPDPDALGSQGGLSEIIKASFPTKNVLKAGGPVGDLGYLAEMDDIPNESYQEALVIVMDTANTPRISDERYSKGKILVKIDHHPNDDAYGDIVLVNTNASSSSEIIADFCFYHKEELKMTTKAAKLLYAGIVGDTGRFLYPATTPKTMRIVADLMEFSFKPDEINRKMTEMSRKVAQLSGYVLQNIDIHPSGVGIVVLTKAIMEQFGVTDSETSAIVSLPSALGEIVLWGIFVEQPDGHYRCRLRSKGPIINEVAKEHDGGGHPLASGANAKDLHEVNQIIQQLIQVAEQR
- a CDS encoding DRTGG domain-containing protein, giving the protein MATKHDQIIAYIETLPVGEKISVRSIAKNLGVSEGTAYRAIKEAETNGLVSTIQRVGTIRIERKIKETFETLTYGEVVKIIDGDILGGKEGLDKDLSKFIIGAMTEEAMVRYITPGSLMIVGNRENAQKLALEYGAAVLITGGFKTNEEIILLADKLKMPVLSTTYDSFTVATLINRAITDQLIKKEIMLVDDIYTKADQTLYLTANQLVLDYRKLNDQSQHTRFPVVNKKNRLIGMVTARDIIGKQDHVSIERVMTKNPTFAKTHMSVASVGHLMIWDGLEVIPIVEDDLTLMGIVSRQDVMKSMQSSQHQPQMGDTLSDQINENIEVSAPSSKSDFSDIPYYKFKVTPQMTDDVGTLSFGLLSEVITTVTKNTLVVFQKKNAILEQMNLYYLKLVQLGSEIEIRPRVFEIGRRTAKLDIEVYTDTVLVAKATVACQLMQKT